AAATCAATCGCATGGCTTTTATTTTCAGGGTTTTGAAATTGATTCACCACATAATAGCCGCTTTTCGGAACCGAATAAATGATATGCTCTTTTTCCAGTTCGCTATATGCTTTGATGACGGTATTTTTGCTGCAAGCGAACCATTCGGACATTTGGCGCACAGAAGGCAGTTTGCTCCCTGCCAAGAGTGACCCGTTTGCCAGCTGTTTTTTAATTTCTCCCATAATCCCCGCATATTTTGCATCCATCGTTATTCCCCCTTTCTGTACCAGCCCTTTCTGTACCAGGACAGATGAACGAAAATTCCGTTTCTTTTTGCCGCCGCTCCTTTTAGTATCTTGATTATATCCGTACAGATGATGAACAGATTAGATAAAGCCGCTGAAAAATCCTTGTGCACAGGAAAAATTTCATGAACGGAAACGGGTACAGCGTGAACACCAAAAACAAAAGGCGGGAGCTGACTATCATGCAAGTGGAAAGAAGGGAAAAGTTGGGGTTGCTGTTGGGGCTGGCAGGCGTCATCTGTTTTAGCATCACGCTCCCCGCGACCAGGGTCGCCGTGGAGTATTTCGGAGCAACGTTCGTCGGTTTGGGAAGAACCATTTTCGCCGCTATGATCGTTGCTTTTGTATTGCTGGTCAGAAAAGAAAAGAGGCCCTCCCTCCGCCAATTCAAGAGCCTGGTGATTGTCTCGCTCGGCGCGGTTTTAGGCTTTCCCTTGCTCACTTCCTGGGCCATGGAAAGCCTGCCTGTTTCCCATGGAGCTGTCGTCGTGGCACTTTTGCCATTAGCGACAACAGGATTTGCCATGCTGAGAGCAGGCGAAGTCCCTTCTCTCATATTTTGGCTTTACAGCCTCATCGGTTCATTGGCAGTAATTACTTATGCGGTCCACCTTGGATTTGGCCAATTGCAATTTGCAGATCTGGCCTTGCTGGCAGCCGTGCTCATACTCGGGCTCAGCTATGCAGAAGGCGGCAAGCTGGCCCGGGAATTAGGCAGCTGGCAAGTGATTGCTTGGGCACTACTGATTGCGGCTCCGCTGTTCATCGTTCCCGTCTTTTTGAACGTGACCGGAGAGATGCTTCATGCCCCTTTGAAAGCCTGGATCAGTTTTCTTTATCTGGCAGTCGTGAGTCAGTTTCTGGCGTATGTCGCCTGGTATAGCGGCATGTCGCTGGGAGGGATCTCCAGAGTTAGCCAGATTCAATATTTGCAGCCCTTTTTAATGATAGCGATCTCCGCTCTGTTTCTGAATGAATCCGTAACCCTTTTCACTGTCCTCGTCGCTGCCATTGTTGTGTGTTCCGTTATCTTTGGCAAGAATGCCGCGGTGATGAAAAAAGGAGCTGCATCCGTGAAACAGTAAACCCTTCTTTCCAGCGATCCTAAACCAACCCCAGGTGCCATACGAAGGAACCGGAGCTCACATCCATACTTCGATTGAGACCGAAGCATTTTCATGGTATGTTTATTTTCCAAAATGCAACGGGAGGAGATGAACATGAACGCTCATGAAGCCATTCTGCTGAACCTGCGTGAAACCAGGAGACGGTCGATCAAAGTATGGAGCAGTCTGCCTGACGAGTGGCTGCCCTGGAGACCGGACCCTGACGCCATGTCCTTTGGTGAAATGATTCGCCACGTGTGGACCGGTACCCATGATTACCATGTGATCGTAAAAAATAACGGTTCCCTTGCGAATCGAGCGCCGCAACTCTACGAAAACGAGCCTATCGTCTCGGTTGAAGAGGAAATCCGCATGTCGAAGCCGTATTTTGATGACTTCCTCGCTTATATCGAAACGGTAGGAGAAGACGAGCTGTCTACCCGACTGATTGTACGCAGCGATGCCGGGTATACGCGTTCACTGGGGGATATGCTGCTCCGGATCGCGTATCACGATGCCGTCCATACAGGTCAGTTTCTCCAATACATGAGAATGGTAGGATTAGAGAGGTCCCAAATTTGGGATTAACTGACGATTTATGAATTGACATCACATAGCTTAGTGATGGGGATGTCATTCTAACTGTCAAACCAGGAGGCCGTCGTAATCAAGGAACACACGCCAAATCAGTTCTGATTGGTAAGGATGAAGGGGGACGGTATCATGTGAAAAAGACCATCGATACCCCGGAGGAACTTCAGCTAGGGTCTTTGAAGACATATTTTTTGGCACTAACCCGTTTTTTTTCTAAACGTCCAAAACCACCGTGGGTACAAAATCCGATGAGTTATACAAAAAAAACTTGGGAACTGATGGAGGAAAGGTTCTGTTATACGGGAATTGACCCTGGAAGAGGATTTCCCGCAATAGATGGTGGTTAAAGGCGACCTTGGTTCTATCAATCACTATACCGATTTAGGTAAGAGCGGTGACACAATATCTGTTTACGATTTGAAAAAGTGGGAGTTGGTGAAAAAGATAAAAACGCCTACCCCAGCGGACATTGCATTGGATGGAAATCATCTGCTGGTCACAAACTTTGTAAACGGTACCCTGTCCATCATTGATACGACCGATTTAGAGCAAAAAGACCAGATAATGGTCGGGGAATGGCGCGCCTAGGTTCTGGTCATACCTGAGTGGAGAATTACGCACCCCAAAAGCGCTCCCTCTTTTTTTAGAGAGAGCGTTCTTTTTTTATCGCTTATTAGATCTTTTCTTTGTTAACACAAACTATTAATCAAAAGGTGAGACATATCCTTTTGCGTATGGTCGTTTAACCGGTATATAGCAAAAAGTACAAGATCCATCCTAGGATCATTTTTGCCAGGATTATTTCGGAGTTCATTGCAAAATGTAACATATTATGGTAATATTTTGAAATAAGTAAGAAACAAAAATTAATTTACTGTTTAAGGAGGAGATTCATTTGAAATTAAGGCAAATAAGATTTTTACTAAGCACTTTTTCTTTGGGCATCCTTATCGGTGCGAGTACAACGGTCGCATATGCAACTTATGCAGAAAGTAACTGGGGATATTATGGGCCTATTAATGGTTACTCTTATAAAAACAAGGGTGATATTTCGAACGATACTCGATTGTGGGCTGGTACGGTTGCTCATTCTACTGATGGCAACGTACCTACTGGTTATATTGGTGTTAAATCGAGATTATATAAGTCAGATGCACTATGTAAATCAACTGATTTTATCTATAACACAAGCCGAGCAGCCGGGTTATCTAATTCAACATCTGGTGACTGTGGTTCAGGAACCTATTATAGTAAAGGTGTAAGCGCTGCATATAACGGAAATGGATATGATACATACAATCAATAGCGTTGCATAAACATTGCTTTTCTATCGTTTATAGAATTTTCCGAAAACGGACCTGCCGCCGTATAGGCTAAAAAGTTAAGGGGGCTATGCATGCAAGGCAGTCATTGTCCATTTGGTAATATCTAGGATTTCAAGGTGCTGATTACCTTTTCTTGCTTTGCGTTGCCTTAGCTCTTCACGACCTTCTGCCGACATTTCGAAGTGCGTGCTGGTTTTCGAAATACAGCCGCTTTAAAAACTTCCCACGACTTGGTGAGATTCGATTTTAGTAGTCGGCTTAGATCAAGCAGCGACTTAGTTGTCGAGAGCTCCAGTTTCATCAGGAGCAGAAGGCAGTAACTAATCAGGCAAATCAGGATCTGGTTCCATACGGCGTTTTCATCTTCACCGTAGAATCGCGTCAACTTCAGATGCTGCTTCAACCATCGGAAGAAGGTTTCAATCTTCCAGCGATTGCGGTACAAGTCGCCGATTTCTTCAGCGGTCAGATCGAATCGGTTCGTTATGATTCGGATGGGATTTCCTTTTAAATCGACGGTTTCGATGAGGCGAAGAACATGCTTCATCTGTTTGGCCCCTTTGCCGATCTTCACCATGCGATCCCGAGTCATGACCGAGCCTTCCGCTGTTGGAAATTCATCCATCACTTCGACAATAGCATTGTCTTTCAACCGAGTAACGAAGAAGACTCCATCCCAGCAGTACTGGTCGTATTTCTCGTAGTCCACGTAGCCGCGGTCAAATACATAAGTAGCGCCGGTTTCATCGATGAGCGCATCCATTTGGGTGCGATCTGACGGCTTGGCCGGAGTGAGCACGGCCTTCTCCGGATAGACCGTATCCGGATCACAGAAGGTCACGCGTAAGTGGAGTTTCACGCCGGCTTTCGTTTTCCGGTACGTTGCCCACTTGTACTTGCTAAGACACAGACTCATGGTCGTGGAATCCAGCAGTTTAACCGTACCGACTCGCCCAGCGGCAGGCGTGCGAATGCGAGTGACCTGAGCGACCAGATCGACAAATAGCTGCTGTAAAAGTTCCGGCGACAGCTTGTTGTTCTTCCTGGAAAGCTGCGAAATACTGATGGAGGTGATGCCGAGTTCTTTCTGGAAGGCTTCGTTATTCTCAATTTCGGTGACAATGTCCCGCAAAGCCTTGCGCTGATTCAGCTGAGCGTCCATGAAGATGAGAAGGTACGCTAGAGTGGTAAGCTTCTTCACATACTTGTCTTCGCCGGTTTCTGTGGTCCAGTCGGAAATTATTTTTGCATTTAAGGGTGCAACCCATTTACCAAATGACGAAAGTAGTGTATCCTTGTCCATGCGTGATCTCCTATGATTAGGGATTTGGACAGGACTACCTGCTACCCTAATTATGGAGATTTTTTCTTGCAATGGACGTCTTTAATTTAACATTTTTAGCACAATTTAGAATAACAGAGAAGGGTTCGAATTTAATGCAACGCTATTGACATACAATACATTTCAGTCACCAAATATTCAATATTAAGGAGGAGCCTATGATGAGGATTAGAAATTCGGCACTAAAATTAATTGTAGTAGGTTCTGTGTTGGGAATCGGTATTACGTTAGGCATTCTCAGTGTTGGCACGACATTAGCCAACAGGCAGGACCAGGACCAAATCAACTTTCCAGTAAATGAGAATGGACAAACTTATGGTTCTTCACTGTATGCATCTTCTCCAAGTAAAGAACCCGATTTAATCAAAGCAATTGGTGTAGATGGTACAGTTGGTTACGTGAAATCTACTGATTTGAACGAAAGTTTACCAAAAACCCCTACGCAAGCATTGGACCATCAACGTAATAAAAAGAAAGGTCATCGGACGATTCCATTGTATGATGTAAATGGAAAGAAAGTAATTGGAACATTTCATGTTGAAAACGGTGAAGAGTCTTTCAAAGAAACAACCACGGATAACGAGTAATGCCAGTTTTCTATAATAAACCAGAAAAGAGCACTCGGATTAGGGAATTCGGGTGCTTTTTCTGGTTTTACTTAGGGGCTGCTGAACGGTTTTCAAACTTCAAAAATGTTTCCAAAAGCAGGAATTCTATAGGAAAGAAGACGGTTTAACCAGGAGACAAAAAAATCCCGCAGCCTACGCTCGAGGTTCATCACCAGGAGCTGAAGCGCGATGACGGTTTCACTTGTTTTCGCAAGGCATGCTCGAATACGGCCAAGCCCATACCTGCGCTTGCCCTCACCAAATTTGCCTTCTATGGCGTTGCGTTTTCGTGCATCTTGTCTTGCGACTCGCCGTTGTTCTGTCGCTTCTTCGCCTTGTACGGGACGGCCAAGCGCCGGACCGCTCAAACGAATGCCATGCGCTTTGCAAAATGCCCTGTTTTGCCGGGTGCGATAGATTTGATCGGCAAGTACCGCCTTCGGGTAACAACCAAAGCGTCTCTTGTATGCTTCTACAGATTCGATCAGCGTCACCCCTTCGTTGAAGCTGTCCCATGATAGACGCTCCAGAAAAGCATAACCGTTCACCATGCTGACCGATACTTTGGCGCCAAACTCTACTCGCGCTTTCGCTTTGCCGCGTACGACCGGGCGGACGTGCGGTTGGTGGATGCTCACGATTCGATCTTCGATCTGATGCGTTTTGCGTTCAAACATCATGCGTTGCTGTCGATACAGTTCCTGAATCACAAGCAAGTCGCGATATTGTTTCCGGCTCAAAAGTGTCAGCGGCTGCCGTGAGGCCATGTTGCGGATAATTTGAAGGTTACGTGCTACATACCGGAGTTGCTTGCCGATCGCTCGACGAATCACCTTGCCGTTTGCACGACGCTGTTTGGCCACGGCCAGGTACTCCTTTCGAGCTTTATCCCGATAAGTCCGTGGTTTGCGGGAACGACCAATCTGTGGAGCATGTAACGTATCGATGATCTCCTCCAGTTTCTCACGCGCCTCGTTCAGCAAGTTCAAATCGGTTGGGTACGCCACATCCGCCGGGGCACATGTGGCATCCAGCAACAAGACACCCTGGTTCGGATCTTCCTCGGATGTTGAGTGACGCTTGGTCGTACGTTTACCTTTGGATTTTGTACCTGATTTTGGTTCATCGTCACGGTCGGAATCTGGAATTGATTTAGCGGCCTCAACCGCGATGATCTCGTTGATTTCACGGAGAACCGGTTCGCCTAAACGTTTGCGAAAATGCGTCATGAGCGACGGGTGGAACGGTGGATGATCCTGATAGCCTTCCAGCCCGATGAAGTATTGCAGATACGGGTTTTCGACAATCTGCTGGACCGTTTCCCGGTCCGACAGTTGCAAACGTTCCTGAATGATGAGTGCCCCGAGAGCGACACGGATGGAAACGGCCTTTTGTCCACGAAACGATATGCGGAAGGACTTGGCATACTTTTTCTCTGCATGTGCCCACGGTACCAACCGAGCCAACTTGACCCAGCGATTTTCTTTACTCAACTTGCCGCCAAATGGCAAGAAAAAATCATCAGGGAGAAGCAGTTGATTTTCACGATGAGAGAGAAATTCGTACATTCAGATCCGCTCCATGTGCAAGGAATTTGAAGAAAAATCGTCGATTTCCTTGCACATGATTTCGATGAAAACGAGGCAAAACCCTTGTGGTTACAGTATTTTTTATCTGTTCAGCAGCCCCTAAATATCCCTTGATGGTTCGTTCCTGGCGGAATAACTGGGACGAGATTGCCACCTTCTTTAGATATCCTCCAGAGATTCGAAAGCTGATCTATACAACAAACGTGATCGAAAGTTATCATCGACAACTTCGAAAGGTGACAAAGGGAAAAGCCATGTTTCCCACAGACGATGCCCTTTTGAAGATGTTATATCTCGTAACCATGGATGTTCTGCGAAAGTGGACGGGACGAGTCCAGAACTGGGGCCAGATTCTCTTACAGCTATCAGTTTTCTTTGAAGATCGGGTACAGCCGTACATCCGTTAATAAATGAAAGGCTTCATCCCCGAAAGGATTATCTTTCTCTCCACCAACGCGTCAAGGGTTCGCTTCGCCTTACGCCCTTGACTCTATTGGTTTCGAAAAAGACGTCCCAATTAGGGGGATGAAACCTTTTCATATATCGGTTGATTGAGTTTACACAAAAATCTTGACAGACCCTGTCTTTCACATAGCATCAGCTGCAATCATAAAGCCAAAGGTTCCACGCAGGGTCATTTACAGTGCTCTTTTAGTCGTGAAGCGATCAGCTTCGTCATCACATCAAAACAGACACGAAGGGTAAAGTATCGACCTGCTCCAGACTTCTTCTCGTTTGCATTTTTCTCAATCTTGTTACTGCTAATACATAATGTCCTCCAGTTGACGGCATAAGTTGTCCTGCTGATGACGGACAAACTGTCCGACTGAATTGATGAAAAAAAGGGGGAGAATCATGATAATTCTCCCTGTATAACACGCTTGACCATATGATCATCGATGATCCGATGTTTGTTCTGTGAGCCGTAGATCAGGCAGTGCGTGCAGGCTTTGTTGATCATGCGAGCGGCTCCACTGGAGAAACGGTAAATGTCGTCGATCGCACCTTCGGTAAATATGTCATGCTCCGCTCCAGCATAAGTTAAATGCCGCTGAATATATGCACCGGTCTGGGCCCGATCGTAATGCGGCAGCTTCCGCTGCAAATCGATGCGCTGACGAATGGCAGCATATGCCTGAAGATTCAGGCGATCCCATAGTTCGCTTTGGCC
This sequence is a window from Brevibacillus composti. Protein-coding genes within it:
- a CDS encoding DMT family transporter; protein product: MQVERREKLGLLLGLAGVICFSITLPATRVAVEYFGATFVGLGRTIFAAMIVAFVLLVRKEKRPSLRQFKSLVIVSLGAVLGFPLLTSWAMESLPVSHGAVVVALLPLATTGFAMLRAGEVPSLIFWLYSLIGSLAVITYAVHLGFGQLQFADLALLAAVLILGLSYAEGGKLARELGSWQVIAWALLIAAPLFIVPVFLNVTGEMLHAPLKAWISFLYLAVVSQFLAYVAWYSGMSLGGISRVSQIQYLQPFLMIAISALFLNESVTLFTVLVAAIVVCSVIFGKNAAVMKKGAASVKQ
- a CDS encoding DinB family protein, which encodes MNAHEAILLNLRETRRRSIKVWSSLPDEWLPWRPDPDAMSFGEMIRHVWTGTHDYHVIVKNNGSLANRAPQLYENEPIVSVEEEIRMSKPYFDDFLAYIETVGEDELSTRLIVRSDAGYTRSLGDMLLRIAYHDAVHTGQFLQYMRMVGLERSQIWD
- a CDS encoding YncE family protein, giving the protein MVVKGDLGSINHYTDLGKSGDTISVYDLKKWELVKKIKTPTPADIALDGNHLLVTNFVNGTLSIIDTTDLEQKDQIMVGEWRA
- a CDS encoding IS4 family transposase, with protein sequence MDKDTLLSSFGKWVAPLNAKIISDWTTETGEDKYVKKLTTLAYLLIFMDAQLNQRKALRDIVTEIENNEAFQKELGITSISISQLSRKNNKLSPELLQQLFVDLVAQVTRIRTPAAGRVGTVKLLDSTTMSLCLSKYKWATYRKTKAGVKLHLRVTFCDPDTVYPEKAVLTPAKPSDRTQMDALIDETGATYVFDRGYVDYEKYDQYCWDGVFFVTRLKDNAIVEVMDEFPTAEGSVMTRDRMVKIGKGAKQMKHVLRLIETVDLKGNPIRIITNRFDLTAEEIGDLYRNRWKIETFFRWLKQHLKLTRFYGEDENAVWNQILICLISYCLLLLMKLELSTTKSLLDLSRLLKSNLTKSWEVFKAAVFRKPARTSKCRQKVVKS
- a CDS encoding peptidase M56 BlaR1 is translated as MMRIRNSALKLIVVGSVLGIGITLGILSVGTTLANRQDQDQINFPVNENGQTYGSSLYASSPSKEPDLIKAIGVDGTVGYVKSTDLNESLPKTPTQALDHQRNKKKGHRTIPLYDVNGKKVIGTFHVENGEESFKETTTDNE
- a CDS encoding IS5 family transposase, coding for MYEFLSHRENQLLLPDDFFLPFGGKLSKENRWVKLARLVPWAHAEKKYAKSFRISFRGQKAVSIRVALGALIIQERLQLSDRETVQQIVENPYLQYFIGLEGYQDHPPFHPSLMTHFRKRLGEPVLREINEIIAVEAAKSIPDSDRDDEPKSGTKSKGKRTTKRHSTSEEDPNQGVLLLDATCAPADVAYPTDLNLLNEAREKLEEIIDTLHAPQIGRSRKPRTYRDKARKEYLAVAKQRRANGKVIRRAIGKQLRYVARNLQIIRNMASRQPLTLLSRKQYRDLLVIQELYRQQRMMFERKTHQIEDRIVSIHQPHVRPVVRGKAKARVEFGAKVSVSMVNGYAFLERLSWDSFNEGVTLIESVEAYKRRFGCYPKAVLADQIYRTRQNRAFCKAHGIRLSGPALGRPVQGEEATEQRRVARQDARKRNAIEGKFGEGKRRYGLGRIRACLAKTSETVIALQLLVMNLERRLRDFFVSWLNRLLSYRIPAFGNIFEV